TTCAGCGCTCCAAGCTCGACCATTACTTGGTCCAGCAGGCCGTGGCCGAGGGCGCCGAGCTGCTGGATGGCTCCGAAGTGTCGACGATTCAGCGGGATGGCGACCAGTGGTCGCTCAATGCTGGGGGGCAGGGCTACCGGGCGCGAACGGTCGTGATTGCCGATGGCTCCAATTCGCGTTTCGCTGCTCCCCTTGGCCTGGGCCCCAGCCAGCCCCGCTTTGCCGAGGCGTTGTCGGCGGAGGTGGATGCGGATGTCCTGGAGGGGGACACGGCACGGTTTGAGTTTGGTCTGGTGCGCCATGGGTTCTGCTGGGCCTTCCCTCGCCAGGGCGGCTACAGCATTGGTGTGGGCACCTTCATTGGCCGCGATGCGGCGGATGCGGATGCGGTCTTGGCGGAACTATTGCCGTCGTTGGGTCTGCCCCCGGGTGCTGGGCTGCGGCGCCGCTCCCCGTTGCGGGTCTGGGATGGTCACCACCCCTTGCATGTGCCGGGGGCGGTCGCGGTTGGCGATGCGGCCTCCCTCTGTGACCCCTTCCTGGCGGAGGGGTTGCGCCCGGCCTTGATGAGTGGCGTCCGCGCCGCAGAGGCGGTGGATCGTTTCTTGGGCTGCTCTGTGGCCGACGAGCAACTGCAGGCCTTAGCCCAGTACAGCGCTGACATGCGCCAGCAGTGGGGACACTCCATGGCCTGGGGCAGGCGTATCGCCCAGGTCTTCTACCGGGTTCCCAAAGTTGGCTATCAGCTGGGCATCAAGCGCCCCACCGCACCCCAACGGATCGCCCAGATCCTCTCTGGCGAGATGGGCTATGGGGATATCGCCCAGCGCGTGATCAAACGCTTGCTGTTCAAGCGGGGCTGAGTGCCTAGCCGACCTTCGTGCAGTCCTTGAGTTGGCGGAGGCGTTGATCGATGGAGCCGAGCAGTTCAATGGCAAACATCGGTGACTCCTGGACCGCGAAGAGGAACTTCTCGCGATTCATCTTCAGCAGTTTGCAGTCGCTGACCGCTTTGGCGTTGCCGTAGCGGCGATGCTCCGCCGTGACCAGCGCGCCGGCCCCAAAGACGTCTCCGGCCTGGATCACTTCATGGCCAACCTCATCGTTCCAGGTGAGTTCGACGGTCCCTTCGAGAACGCCGAACATGCAGTCCCCTGTCTCGCCGGACGAGAAGATTGACTCGCCTGCCGGAGCCTGAATGACCTCACCCTGGCTCGCGAGGGCGCGCATGGTTTCGAGGGCGTTCACGCAGGAGCTAGCGCGGTGGTGCCGGACTTTAGGTCAGGTATTGAGGGCGAGTGCCGCGCCGAGGCCGCCACGGATGTCGTTGGGCAAGAGGCGCCCATCGTGGTCGGTGTCCAGGGCATCAAAGACGGCATCGCTGCCCAACCACTCCTCGCGGGTGATGCAGCCATCGCCATCGAGGTCGTTGAGCAGGAAGATTTCCTGGGCGGCATGTTGGAAGGCGCCTGCGCCCTCCAGTTCTCCGAGGCGGTGCGCCAGCTGGGCTTCGAGGGTTTCGATGGCTTTGGTGAAGCCACGGATGCCTTCATCCAGTTTTTCGGTCGCCATCGGGTCCTCGGCCATCATCCCCTTGAAACCCGCAGCATCCAGATGAATCTGTTGCTCGGTTGTGGCCGGGTCGAAGGGGTTGAGTTTGCGTTGCAGATCCCCCTGGGTGTTGCGCAGTTGATCGAGCAGCTTGGGGGAGATGGTCAGGAGATCGCAGCCGGCCAACTCGACGATCTCGTCGATATTGCGGAAGCTGGCCCCCATCACCTCGGTTTTGTAGCCGAAGGTCTTGAAGTAGTTGAAGATCTTGGTGACCGAGAGGACACCGGGATCCTCGTGGCCGGGGTAGCTCTCGCGGCCGGTGCTCTTCTTGTACCAGTCGAGGATGCGACCGACGAAGGGGGAGATCAAGGTCACCCCGGCTTCGGCGGCAGCGACCGCCTGGGCAAAGCTGAAGAGCAGCGTCAGGTTGCAGTGAATGCCCTCCTTTTCAAGTACCTCGGCGGCTTTGATGCCTTCCCAGGTGGAGGCAATCTTGATCAGGACGCGATCGCGGCCGATGCCGGCTTGGCGATAGAGGCCGATCAGCTTGCGGGCTTTGGTGATCGTGGCTTCGGTGTCAAAGCTCAGGCGGGCATCGACCTCGGTGGAGACGCGGCCGGGGACGATTTTGAGGATCTCCTTGCCGAAGGTGACGCAGATCTCATCGAGGGCTTCGCGCACCACCTCTTCGGCGGGGGCCGACGGGCCGCAGACCTCGCGGGATTCGCGCAGGGAGGTGTCGATCAGGTTCTGATAGGCCGGAATCTGGGCGGCCGCCAGGATCAAGGAGGGGTTGGTGGTGGCGTCCCGGGGGGTGAACTGCTGGATCGCATCGATGTCACCGGTGTCGGCGACCACAACGGTCATCGCGGCCAGTTGGTCGAGGAGATTGGCCATGCCGGGCACCAAACGTAATTTCAAGCTAGCCATGCAAAACGGGGACAGAACCCCGTTGTCATCAAGCGGTCACCGATTCAGCTCGATTGCCGGGCGGTCGTTGGCACCGAACGACTGGGGGGAATCTTTTCCAGGACCAGCAAGGCTTCGATGATTTGTTTGGCGACCGGTACGGCAACGGTGGAGCCATAGGCGTTCTCGCCTTTCGGCTCGTCAATCACGACCAAGACGACGTAGCGCGGGTTGTTGATCGGCAGATGGGCGATGAAGCTCGTGATCTTGGCCCCGGAGACGTAGACGCCATTGCGAGCCTTTTGCGCTGTGCCGGTTTTGCCGCCAATGCGGTGACCGGGGATTTGAACGCCGCGTCCACTGCCTTTCTCCACCACGGTCTCCATCCAATTCAGGACGGTCTGCGCGATGGCCGGTCGGATCAGTTGCACCCCAGACGCGGGCGGGGCGCTGGCGAGGTCGTCGCCGGAGCGCAGTCCCCGGGTGATGTGGGGACTGACCAGCCTGCCGCCGTTGGCCAACATGGCGTGCAGCTGAATCAGTTTCAGCGGCGTCAGGTTGAACCCTTGGCCGAACGCGGCCGTCGCCGGTTCAATCGGTTGCGTTTTGAAGGTCTCGAGGGATTTGAGCTGGCCTGCAACAGCGCCGGGTAGGTCGGTGTCGGGGGTGTTGTCGATCCCAAGGGTGTGAAGCCAATGCCAGAACCGCGCCGGCTGGACGCGCCGCATCGCCTCGACCATGCCGACATTGCTGGAGACCTGCAGCACCGTGGGGAAGTCAATCACCCCATTTCCTTTGCGGTCGTGGTTGAAGATCGGCCAGCCACCAATGGTCAGCTTGCCTGAGTCGTTGACCTTGCCGGAGGGATCAATGGCGTTTTCCTGCAGGGCGATCGCCAGGTTGATCGGTTTGAAGGTGGAGCCCGGTTCGTAGAGGTCTTGGACCGACCATTCCCGGAAGAGCCCGGGCTTGTACTTCCAGAACTGGTTGGGGTTGTAGGTCGGTGTGGAGGCCAGGGCCAGCAGTTCACCGTTGCTGACATCCATCACCAGCACCGCCCCCCGCTGGGCTTTCCACTTCTTCACCTGCTTAGCCAGGGCCATCTGGGTCACCTGCTGCAGGCGGGCATCGAGGGTGAGCTGGAGCTTCAGGTCATCTCCGTAGAGCACCCCTGGCTTCAGCCCGTCGGGAAGGGGGGTGCCATCGGCGCCGCGCCGGAGACTTCTCGA
This DNA window, taken from Synechococcus sp. LTW-R, encodes the following:
- a CDS encoding penicillin-binding protein 2 yields the protein MGSQGLQGRRAPAPRKGRRPRRNQVVDFQPVPPRRLWIVYGLLAAGLSGLALRLAWVQVIQGNELLNRARAIQTQTITPLGRRRTIVDRQGRLVALDEERFTVWAHPRYFSFPGDDIGRLRSPLDVARKLSPVLAKPMGDLLKAMEGRKSGVKLTSELDPETAQRVRELGISGVDLEAYPQRVYPQAGLFANVVGFLNLERIPQAGLEQSRDRDLRRQEASRSLRRGADGTPLPDGLKPGVLYGDDLKLQLTLDARLQQVTQMALAKQVKKWKAQRGAVLVMDVSNGELLALASTPTYNPNQFWKYKPGLFREWSVQDLYEPGSTFKPINLAIALQENAIDPSGKVNDSGKLTIGGWPIFNHDRKGNGVIDFPTVLQVSSNVGMVEAMRRVQPARFWHWLHTLGIDNTPDTDLPGAVAGQLKSLETFKTQPIEPATAAFGQGFNLTPLKLIQLHAMLANGGRLVSPHITRGLRSGDDLASAPPASGVQLIRPAIAQTVLNWMETVVEKGSGRGVQIPGHRIGGKTGTAQKARNGVYVSGAKITSFIAHLPINNPRYVVLVVIDEPKGENAYGSTVAVPVAKQIIEALLVLEKIPPSRSVPTTARQSS
- a CDS encoding NAD(P)/FAD-dependent oxidoreductase, producing the protein MSQTHAFDVAVVGAGAAGAAAAYHLAARGRRVLLLESEALPRSKPCGGGMAASVQRWFPFDLQPAVDRVITQVKFTWCLEDPVVAVLPGDSPFWIVQRSKLDHYLVQQAVAEGAELLDGSEVSTIQRDGDQWSLNAGGQGYRARTVVIADGSNSRFAAPLGLGPSQPRFAEALSAEVDADVLEGDTARFEFGLVRHGFCWAFPRQGGYSIGVGTFIGRDAADADAVLAELLPSLGLPPGAGLRRRSPLRVWDGHHPLHVPGAVAVGDAASLCDPFLAEGLRPALMSGVRAAEAVDRFLGCSVADEQLQALAQYSADMRQQWGHSMAWGRRIAQVFYRVPKVGYQLGIKRPTAPQRIAQILSGEMGYGDIAQRVIKRLLFKRG
- a CDS encoding transaldolase; this encodes MANLLDQLAAMTVVVADTGDIDAIQQFTPRDATTNPSLILAAAQIPAYQNLIDTSLRESREVCGPSAPAEEVVREALDEICVTFGKEILKIVPGRVSTEVDARLSFDTEATITKARKLIGLYRQAGIGRDRVLIKIASTWEGIKAAEVLEKEGIHCNLTLLFSFAQAVAAAEAGVTLISPFVGRILDWYKKSTGRESYPGHEDPGVLSVTKIFNYFKTFGYKTEVMGASFRNIDEIVELAGCDLLTISPKLLDQLRNTQGDLQRKLNPFDPATTEQQIHLDAAGFKGMMAEDPMATEKLDEGIRGFTKAIETLEAQLAHRLGELEGAGAFQHAAQEIFLLNDLDGDGCITREEWLGSDAVFDALDTDHDGRLLPNDIRGGLGAALALNT
- a CDS encoding Crp/Fnr family transcriptional regulator — translated: MNALETMRALASQGEVIQAPAGESIFSSGETGDCMFGVLEGTVELTWNDEVGHEVIQAGDVFGAGALVTAEHRRYGNAKAVSDCKLLKMNREKFLFAVQESPMFAIELLGSIDQRLRQLKDCTKVG